A stretch of the Clostridium fungisolvens genome encodes the following:
- a CDS encoding CBO0543 family protein, producing MNSSRELLHEKVLELKRTELDLSLQHWYNYELFTWQWWIKFTYLIIPIFLFYKLLDRKRSFEILTYGLMISLMATIIDIIGCDFILWNYKIRLLPVGFFLIHDVIFIPIVSMLIFQYNSSWKAFITANIILSAIGAYIEEPIAVLINIYEPIAWKHTYSFFLFFAMTVICKYITIRLSRKKDL from the coding sequence ATGAATTCTAGTAGGGAGTTATTACATGAAAAAGTACTTGAACTAAAAAGGACGGAGTTAGACTTGTCGCTGCAGCATTGGTATAATTACGAATTATTCACCTGGCAATGGTGGATAAAGTTTACCTATTTAATTATTCCAATTTTTTTATTTTATAAGCTACTAGATAGAAAACGAAGCTTTGAGATTTTAACCTATGGGCTTATGATAAGCTTAATGGCCACAATTATAGATATAATAGGATGTGACTTTATTTTATGGAATTATAAAATCAGGCTACTTCCTGTTGGTTTTTTCTTAATTCATGATGTGATATTTATACCAATTGTTTCTATGCTGATATTTCAATATAATTCAAGCTGGAAAGCTTTTATAACGGCTAATATAATATTATCTGCTATAGGTGCTTATATTGAGGAACCGATAGCGGTTTTGATTAATATTTATGAACCCATTGCATGGAAACATACCTATTCTTTTTTCCTTTTTTTCGCTATGACTGTTATATGTAAATATATTACTATAAGATTATCACGTAAGAAAGACTTATAG
- a CDS encoding SDR family NAD(P)-dependent oxidoreductase: MKKVCVITGGGSGMGLATAKIIGRENYIIIVGRSIEKLEGALAELRAEGIEAESFACDISDRDSVDKLATYAKEKGKISAVIHAAGMSPHMGEARKIMEANALGTININEAFYNVMEERSCIIDVSSMSAHLTPKIIMPERSYKYSRIDTVLFMRKMMARVNLFPKKLRSSVAYGISKHFVVWYAKTDAAKFGKKGIRVISISPGNFETPMGDLEKESASEYTEYCAIKRFGYVEEIASLFSFCVSDKCGYLTGVDILCDGGCVASGCNPLKMR; this comes from the coding sequence ATGAAAAAAGTATGTGTAATCACAGGCGGTGGAAGTGGAATGGGCCTTGCTACTGCTAAGATAATAGGAAGAGAGAATTACATTATTATCGTAGGAAGATCAATTGAAAAGTTGGAAGGTGCATTAGCGGAGCTAAGAGCTGAAGGGATTGAAGCAGAATCCTTTGCCTGTGACATTTCTGATAGGGATTCAGTAGATAAGCTAGCAACATATGCAAAAGAAAAAGGAAAAATTTCCGCTGTAATTCATGCTGCAGGCATGTCTCCACATATGGGAGAAGCAAGGAAGATAATGGAGGCAAATGCTTTAGGTACAATTAACATAAATGAAGCTTTTTATAACGTTATGGAAGAAAGGTCCTGTATTATAGATGTATCATCAATGTCAGCTCATCTTACTCCTAAGATTATTATGCCTGAGCGTAGTTATAAATACAGTAGAATTGATACAGTACTTTTTATGAGAAAAATGATGGCGAGAGTTAATCTTTTTCCGAAGAAACTTAGATCAAGCGTGGCATATGGTATTTCTAAGCACTTTGTCGTGTGGTATGCAAAAACTGACGCTGCTAAATTTGGGAAGAAAGGCATTAGAGTAATTTCTATATCTCCTGGTAACTTTGAGACTCCTATGGGAGATCTAGAAAAGGAGAGTGCTTCAGAGTATACAGAATATTGCGCAATAAAACGATTTGGCTATGTTGAAGAAATTGCAAGTCTATTTTCCTTCTGTGTCAGTGATAAATGCGGATACTTAACTGGAGTGGATATACTTTGCGATGGAGGTTGTGTTGCTTCGGGATGCAATCCGCTTAAGATGAGATAA
- a CDS encoding sensor histidine kinase, giving the protein MFRSTFTPDSDETIFPKTPIVVGIILIYLATIFVPNSHNLQLNEVVGITIVMMIQLCVFWFSSNIFKNKYWLYFVIQGIITFDYAVIAPEAYKTIVLGLTPLFIIQSMIVYTNAIKVVGIAISFYSIFGCTIIIISGIRELIQSFPLLIIITIAMRAYAIIFFNQVKLRIQSQKVSQELALAYEKVEELTLINERQRVARDLHDTLSQGIAGTIMQLDAVNANLNNNNVKRAQEIVQKAMEHARKTLADSRLVIDDLRSQTNKKIDLREALEKEISSFKGVSSTSITSNFILSDDIPENISKHILYIVREGLNNIARHAKAENAVIDLRENEHQINISISDDGIGFEVKLLDRLFGHYGIIGMNERVKAIKGKIKIKSRRKAGTNLSIIIPIEKGIADEYE; this is encoded by the coding sequence ATGTTTAGATCAACCTTTACGCCAGATTCGGATGAAACTATTTTTCCAAAGACCCCCATAGTAGTGGGGATTATTTTAATTTATCTGGCTACAATTTTTGTTCCAAACTCACATAATTTACAGTTGAATGAAGTTGTAGGAATTACTATAGTAATGATGATTCAGTTGTGTGTATTTTGGTTTTCCAGTAACATATTTAAAAATAAATATTGGCTTTACTTTGTTATACAAGGGATAATAACTTTTGATTATGCGGTTATAGCACCTGAAGCTTATAAAACTATAGTTCTAGGACTAACGCCACTTTTCATTATTCAAAGTATGATAGTTTATACCAATGCCATAAAAGTGGTTGGTATAGCTATTTCTTTTTATAGTATATTTGGCTGTACAATTATAATAATCAGTGGAATTAGGGAGTTAATTCAATCTTTTCCCTTACTTATCATAATAACAATAGCTATGCGTGCATATGCGATTATCTTTTTTAATCAAGTAAAATTAAGAATCCAAAGTCAGAAAGTGTCACAAGAGTTAGCATTGGCCTATGAGAAAGTGGAGGAGTTAACCTTAATTAATGAGAGGCAGAGGGTTGCTAGAGATTTACATGATACATTATCTCAAGGTATTGCAGGAACTATAATGCAATTGGATGCAGTAAATGCTAATTTAAATAACAATAACGTAAAACGTGCTCAAGAAATAGTTCAAAAAGCAATGGAACATGCCAGAAAAACCTTGGCAGATTCAAGACTTGTTATTGATGACTTGAGATCTCAAACTAATAAGAAAATTGATCTTAGAGAAGCATTAGAAAAAGAAATTTCTAGTTTTAAGGGCGTGTCAAGTACTTCAATAACATCAAACTTTATATTGAGTGATGATATACCTGAAAATATTTCAAAACATATTTTATATATTGTAAGAGAAGGGTTAAATAATATTGCTAGGCATGCAAAGGCTGAAAATGCTGTAATTGATTTAAGAGAAAATGAACATCAAATAAACATAAGCATAAGTGATGATGGAATAGGTTTCGAAGTTAAGCTTTTAGATAGGCTGTTTGGGCATTATGGAATAATAGGAATGAATGAGCGTGTAAAAGCAATTAAGGGAAAGATTAAAATAAAGAGTAGAAGAAAAGCTGGCACAAATTTAAGCATCATTATACCAATTGAGAAAGGAATTGCTGATGAATATGAATAA
- a CDS encoding LytTR family DNA-binding domain-containing protein — translation MKVTIENIPDGSEPEIIVRCNELDESLLQMIHYIKASSKKIIGLTGLQMHVINPKDVFYFESVDNKVFIYCKEKVFESKLRLYEIETEYVNLGFFRASKSTILNISKIESVSPIFYGRFEALLQNGEKVYISRQYVPILKRELGL, via the coding sequence TTGAAAGTTACTATTGAAAATATCCCTGACGGAAGTGAGCCTGAAATAATAGTAAGATGCAATGAACTTGATGAATCGTTATTGCAGATGATTCATTATATTAAAGCCTCTTCTAAAAAGATTATTGGGCTTACAGGATTACAAATGCATGTTATCAATCCTAAAGATGTCTTTTACTTCGAATCAGTAGATAATAAAGTATTTATTTACTGTAAAGAAAAGGTTTTCGAATCTAAGCTTAGACTTTATGAAATTGAGACAGAATATGTGAATCTTGGTTTTTTTAGAGCATCAAAATCTACTATCCTTAATATTTCAAAAATAGAATCTGTAAGTCCAATTTTTTATGGCAGATTTGAAGCTTTGTTACAAAATGGAGAAAAAGTATATATTTCTAGACAATATGTTCCAATATTAAAAAGAGAATTAGGGTTATAA
- a CDS encoding FecCD family ABC transporter permease, whose protein sequence is MNILSENKRFRYISILLTALIIISFIVSLNMGSLSIKPIDVLKTLIGQGTRKDELVLFTLRLPRIIIAVLVAIGLSTSGTILQGVTKNDLADPGILGIGSGASLAVVIYIYFTSGNTYAVISDITIYTMPILALTGAFIAAALIYFLAWKKGINPARLILVGIGINSAFTAMLIIFQLKFTTQEFNRVMVWISGSIWGANWKYVIATLPWIVIFLVLTLYKARYLDVLNLGDDISTGLGVKVEKERRKLLFFAVALAGAATAVSGTISFLGLVSPHIARRLVGPKHKVLIPTSALISIFLFLVSDIIAKNLLSPAEIPVGIVLSIIGVPYFVYLMLKQ, encoded by the coding sequence ATGAACATATTAAGTGAAAATAAAAGATTTAGATATATATCAATTTTATTAACTGCACTTATAATAATTAGTTTTATAGTAAGCCTTAATATGGGCTCTTTATCTATAAAACCAATTGATGTTTTGAAAACCCTTATAGGACAAGGAACACGAAAAGATGAATTGGTGCTATTTACCCTCAGATTACCTAGAATAATAATTGCAGTTTTGGTTGCTATAGGCTTATCAACTTCAGGAACCATATTGCAAGGGGTAACTAAAAATGATTTAGCTGATCCGGGAATACTAGGAATTGGTTCAGGTGCTTCACTTGCAGTTGTTATATACATATATTTTACCAGCGGAAATACATATGCTGTTATCAGTGATATAACCATATATACAATGCCTATTTTAGCTCTTACTGGAGCCTTTATAGCTGCAGCTTTGATATATTTTTTGGCTTGGAAAAAGGGAATAAACCCAGCAAGACTTATATTAGTTGGAATTGGTATTAACTCTGCATTTACTGCAATGCTTATAATATTCCAGCTTAAGTTTACTACTCAAGAGTTTAATAGAGTTATGGTATGGATCTCTGGAAGCATATGGGGAGCAAATTGGAAATACGTAATTGCAACACTTCCATGGATAGTTATATTTTTAGTACTTACATTATATAAAGCAAGATATCTTGATGTGCTTAATCTAGGTGATGATATATCAACTGGACTTGGAGTAAAGGTAGAAAAAGAAAGAAGAAAACTGCTATTTTTTGCTGTAGCTTTAGCTGGAGCAGCCACTGCAGTTTCAGGTACAATTTCTTTCCTAGGTTTAGTCTCACCACATATTGCAAGAAGATTAGTTGGTCCTAAACATAAGGTTTTGATACCAACCTCAGCTCTAATAAGTATTTTTCTATTTTTAGTTTCGGATATAATAGCTAAAAACTTACTATCCCCTGCGGAGATACCTGTAGGAATAGTGTTATCAATTATAGGAGTTCCTTATTTCGTATACCTAATGCTTAAACAATAG
- a CDS encoding SDR family NAD(P)-dependent oxidoreductase produces the protein MRVLNKNIVVTGGGNGVGRELVLNLLSRGATVIAVDINQAGLQETFRISGDNERLLTRIVDITDKKAVSYFAEDIILKLGNIDGVINNAGIIQPFIQLKDLKLEQIDKVMSVNFYGTLYMTKAFLNHLLTRPEGHIVNIASMGGFLPVPGQSSYGSSKAAVKLMTEGLYSELLDTNVHVTLVFPGAMATDIKKNSKLTDKGVTEEEKNSKMLLKPDTAAELIIKGMEKNKYRFCIGKDAKAMNFLYSMNPGFATRFIKRVMGTKEH, from the coding sequence ATGAGAGTATTAAATAAAAATATAGTAGTTACTGGTGGGGGAAATGGTGTAGGAAGAGAGTTGGTTCTTAATTTATTGTCGAGAGGAGCAACAGTAATAGCAGTTGATATAAATCAAGCTGGACTTCAAGAAACCTTCAGAATTTCAGGTGATAATGAAAGATTATTAACTAGGATTGTGGACATTACAGATAAAAAAGCTGTATCTTACTTTGCAGAAGATATCATTTTAAAGCTTGGGAATATTGATGGAGTGATTAATAATGCAGGTATTATTCAACCTTTTATTCAGTTAAAGGATTTAAAACTAGAACAGATTGATAAAGTAATGAGTGTTAATTTTTACGGAACTTTATATATGACAAAAGCATTTTTAAACCACTTATTGACTAGACCAGAGGGGCATATTGTAAACATTGCAAGTATGGGAGGATTTCTTCCTGTTCCTGGGCAGAGTTCCTATGGTTCTTCAAAGGCTGCAGTTAAGTTAATGACTGAAGGCTTGTATTCGGAACTATTAGATACCAATGTACACGTAACTCTCGTATTTCCAGGAGCAATGGCTACAGACATAAAGAAGAATTCAAAGCTTACGGATAAAGGTGTCACTGAGGAAGAAAAGAATTCTAAGATGTTACTTAAACCAGACACTGCGGCAGAATTAATTATTAAAGGTATGGAAAAGAATAAGTATCGTTTCTGTATTGGTAAGGATGCTAAAGCTATGAATTTCCTTTATAGTATGAATCCAGGCTTTGCAACTCGATTTATTAAACGTGTAATGGGAACGAAGGAACATTAG
- a CDS encoding DUF3021 domain-containing protein: protein MKINEYLKFMLKDFLKAFGFLMIVVTIYFSSNSITVIETSLLWQIILLSLGYVFFKFAFVNKYDLDKKAQNINLFVCSTLADVAILLWLWLFSPNRAVNSNTMILYAIIIFSVKVLVFSMMHIDGKTQAKQLNEKLNEYKKDSASKI, encoded by the coding sequence ATGAAAATTAATGAGTATTTGAAATTTATGTTGAAAGATTTTTTAAAAGCTTTTGGATTCTTGATGATTGTTGTCACAATATACTTTAGTAGTAACTCTATAACAGTAATTGAGACTTCACTACTTTGGCAAATTATATTATTAAGTTTAGGATATGTATTTTTCAAGTTTGCCTTTGTAAATAAGTATGATTTAGATAAAAAGGCTCAAAACATCAATCTGTTTGTCTGTTCTACACTTGCAGATGTTGCTATATTACTTTGGTTATGGCTATTTAGCCCAAATAGAGCTGTTAATAGTAATACTATGATATTATATGCCATCATAATTTTTTCTGTTAAAGTATTGGTTTTTTCGATGATGCATATAGACGGCAAGACACAGGCAAAGCAACTCAATGAAAAATTGAATGAATATAAAAAAGATTCAGCAAGTAAAATTTAA
- a CDS encoding ABC transporter ATP-binding protein, translating to MSNVNIINTENLDISYGNLDIVKGLNLNIPKGKITTIIGANGCGKSTILKTLARILEPKSGVIYIDGKDIKKQDSKEIAKVMAVLPQSPQAPNGLLVEELVAYGRFPHQSGFGKLQKEDREIIDWALEVTGMKEFKSRPIEALSGGQRQRVWISMALAQQTDILLLDEPTTYLDLAHQLEILELLKDLNEKQDRTIVMVIHELNNAARFADYMVGVKEGNIVCDGSPDEVMTKENLKVLFNIDAEIVKDPRENKPVCITYDLL from the coding sequence ATGAGTAACGTAAATATTATAAATACAGAAAATCTAGATATATCTTATGGTAATTTAGATATAGTTAAAGGACTAAATCTAAATATACCTAAAGGAAAGATAACAACTATAATAGGGGCTAATGGTTGTGGTAAATCCACTATTTTAAAAACTTTAGCCAGAATCTTAGAACCTAAAAGTGGTGTTATTTATATAGATGGAAAAGATATAAAAAAGCAAGATTCTAAAGAAATAGCAAAGGTTATGGCTGTGCTTCCACAAAGTCCTCAAGCACCAAATGGGCTACTTGTAGAAGAACTAGTTGCTTACGGAAGATTTCCTCATCAAAGTGGTTTTGGAAAGCTTCAAAAGGAAGATAGAGAAATAATAGACTGGGCTTTAGAAGTTACAGGAATGAAGGAATTTAAGTCTAGACCAATAGAAGCTTTATCAGGAGGGCAAAGACAAAGAGTGTGGATCTCAATGGCTTTAGCTCAGCAAACTGATATTTTATTACTTGATGAGCCTACAACTTATTTAGATTTAGCTCATCAGTTGGAGATATTAGAGCTTTTAAAGGATTTAAATGAAAAACAAGATAGAACCATAGTAATGGTAATCCATGAGCTTAACAATGCAGCTAGATTTGCTGATTATATGGTTGGAGTAAAAGAAGGAAACATCGTTTGTGATGGAAGTCCAGATGAGGTTATGACTAAAGAGAACCTAAAAGTACTATTTAATATTGATGCGGAGATTGTAAAAGATCCTAGAGAAAATAAGCCAGTATGTATAACCTATGATTTGCTTTAA
- the brnQ gene encoding branched-chain amino acid transport system II carrier protein has product MKKKLSFNQNLLIGSLLFGLFFGAGNLIFPVQMGQQAGNHAFTATIGFLITGVGLPILGIIASALSKSESLFDMARPVSSKYSTIFTCLLYLTIGPLFAIPRTATVAFEVGIHPFISDEYLKVGLIIFSFIFFAITIYFSLKPGQILDWVGRYLTPIFLVLLSILLIATFVNPMGHASDYAAQGNYVAQPLFTGLLDGYNTMDALASVAFSIIIISNIQKLGVKDSNSIAVETCKSGLVSVAGMAIIYASLAYMGATSLGSVSHADNGGTILSMVSNHYFGVVGQVLLAAIVGVACVKTAIGLITSCAEMFSEMFPKSLSYKKYAIAFTLFSFVIANFGLSNLIKFSIPVLMFLYPLVITLILLSLLSPFINKQSDVYKWTTGLTVIAAFFDLLKALPQPLAENAVVTKLVTFATSYLPGYNYGFGWVIPALFGFIIGLIIWGVRGKKVSAV; this is encoded by the coding sequence ATGAAAAAGAAGCTAAGTTTCAATCAAAACTTGCTAATAGGTTCATTATTATTCGGGCTTTTCTTTGGTGCGGGTAACTTAATATTCCCAGTTCAAATGGGACAACAAGCTGGAAATCATGCTTTTACAGCTACTATCGGATTTTTAATAACTGGTGTAGGACTACCTATTCTTGGTATCATTGCTTCAGCTCTTTCAAAAAGCGAAAGTTTATTTGATATGGCAAGGCCAGTTAGTTCCAAATATTCAACAATATTTACATGTTTATTGTACTTAACAATCGGTCCATTATTTGCAATTCCTCGTACTGCTACAGTGGCATTTGAGGTAGGAATTCATCCATTTATTTCTGATGAATATTTAAAAGTAGGACTTATTATTTTCTCATTTATATTTTTTGCAATCACTATTTATTTTTCATTAAAACCAGGTCAGATTTTAGATTGGGTAGGTAGATACCTTACTCCTATTTTCTTGGTATTATTATCGATTTTATTAATAGCTACCTTCGTGAATCCTATGGGACATGCAAGTGATTATGCTGCTCAAGGTAATTACGTAGCTCAGCCATTATTCACTGGCTTATTGGATGGATACAACACCATGGACGCCTTGGCTTCAGTAGCTTTTTCTATAATTATTATTTCTAATATTCAAAAGCTAGGTGTTAAAGATTCTAATTCAATTGCTGTTGAAACCTGTAAATCTGGTTTAGTAAGCGTTGCAGGTATGGCTATTATATATGCTTCCTTAGCATATATGGGCGCAACTAGTCTAGGAAGTGTAAGTCATGCTGATAACGGTGGAACTATTTTATCAATGGTAAGCAATCATTATTTTGGCGTTGTTGGTCAAGTATTACTCGCAGCTATTGTAGGAGTTGCTTGTGTAAAGACAGCTATTGGATTAATTACTTCTTGTGCTGAAATGTTTAGTGAGATGTTCCCTAAATCGCTATCCTATAAAAAATACGCTATTGCTTTTACACTATTTTCATTTGTAATTGCTAACTTTGGGTTAAGTAATCTTATAAAATTCTCTATCCCAGTGTTAATGTTCCTTTATCCATTAGTAATTACTTTGATTTTGTTATCACTCTTATCTCCATTTATAAATAAGCAAAGCGATGTATACAAATGGACTACTGGATTAACTGTTATAGCAGCATTCTTTGATCTTTTAAAAGCACTACCACAGCCTCTTGCTGAAAATGCTGTAGTTACAAAGCTTGTTACTTTCGCAACTTCATATTTACCAGGATATAATTACGGATTTGGATGGGTTATACCTGCACTTTTCGGATTTATCATTGGTTTAATCATCTGGGGTGTTCGTGGAAAAAAGGTTAGTGCTGTATAA
- a CDS encoding response regulator transcription factor: MNMNKRRILVVDDHLIVREGLKLIFETEENYEVVGEAENGDKALILIEELKPDVVLMDLNMPKRSGLEAIRILKEKNNPVPIIILTTFNDDKLIRDGLFLGAKGYLLKDSTREELIRTVESAIRGEILLQPEISKSVFGTKIETEQKNSTINNPITEREMFVLRSVARGCTSKEIAFDMGISERTVKAHLTSIYSKLNVESRSEAVAVAIENGIIRM, translated from the coding sequence ATGAATATGAATAAGAGAAGGATATTGGTAGTAGATGATCATTTGATAGTAAGAGAAGGGCTAAAGCTTATTTTTGAAACAGAAGAAAACTACGAAGTTGTTGGAGAAGCTGAAAATGGAGACAAAGCATTGATACTAATTGAGGAGTTAAAACCTGATGTAGTTTTAATGGATTTGAATATGCCCAAAAGAAGTGGGCTGGAAGCTATAAGAATATTAAAGGAAAAAAACAATCCTGTACCTATAATTATTCTAACAACTTTTAATGATGATAAATTAATCAGAGATGGGCTTTTCTTAGGTGCAAAAGGTTATTTGTTAAAGGATAGCACTCGTGAAGAGCTTATTAGAACAGTTGAATCTGCAATAAGAGGAGAAATATTGCTTCAACCGGAAATTAGTAAGAGCGTTTTCGGTACAAAAATTGAAACTGAGCAAAAAAATAGTACTATTAATAACCCAATAACAGAAAGAGAAATGTTTGTTTTAAGATCTGTTGCAAGAGGATGCACTAGTAAAGAAATAGCCTTTGATATGGGGATATCAGAAAGAACAGTTAAAGCTCATTTAACGAGTATTTACAGTAAGCTAAATGTTGAGTCCAGATCAGAAGCTGTTGCAGTTGCTATAGAAAATGGAATTATCAGAATGTAA
- a CDS encoding alpha/beta hydrolase yields MSLTSAVLSLLFKKGDALRDKGLTPPKNIERHVNINYYGDTTEDHLLDLYNPLDNEKPLPVIISIHGGGWVYGNKDAYQFYCMNLASYGFNVINFSYRLAPKYKFPAALEDVNAVFHWVKENSEKFNFDLNNLFVVGDSAGAQLAGQYAAITTNCEYANLFNFKTPDIRIKAMGLNCGIYDPLDRIKNRENILINRFIKSLVRDYVGKDIYEYERQMDFQSNLTSSFPPVFISCSVNDLLVGCKPELINRLKTLGIAHIYKEYGHKDKYANHVFHLNIRNTEAIKLNDEQVDFFSQLCDYNNQI; encoded by the coding sequence TTGTCATTAACATCTGCTGTTCTTAGTTTACTGTTCAAAAAAGGAGACGCATTAAGAGATAAGGGACTTACTCCCCCTAAAAATATTGAAAGACATGTAAATATAAATTACTATGGAGACACAACTGAAGACCACTTGCTTGACTTATATAATCCATTGGACAATGAAAAACCTCTACCAGTAATAATTTCAATTCATGGTGGAGGCTGGGTTTATGGCAATAAGGACGCATATCAGTTTTACTGTATGAATTTAGCCAGTTACGGATTTAATGTAATAAATTTTAGCTATCGCCTTGCACCAAAATATAAATTTCCTGCTGCACTTGAGGATGTGAATGCAGTCTTTCATTGGGTGAAAGAAAATTCTGAGAAGTTTAACTTTGACCTTAATAATTTGTTCGTTGTGGGTGATTCAGCTGGTGCTCAACTTGCAGGCCAATATGCCGCTATAACTACAAACTGTGAGTATGCAAATCTTTTTAACTTTAAAACTCCAGATATCCGAATAAAAGCCATGGGATTAAACTGCGGCATATATGATCCTCTTGATAGAATAAAAAATAGAGAAAATATCTTAATAAATAGATTTATTAAAAGCTTGGTAAGAGACTATGTAGGTAAAGATATTTATGAATATGAACGCCAAATGGATTTTCAGTCAAACCTTACTTCTTCATTTCCTCCAGTCTTCATTTCTTGTAGCGTTAATGATTTATTAGTAGGTTGCAAACCTGAATTGATTAATAGATTAAAGACTTTAGGTATCGCTCATATTTACAAAGAGTATGGTCATAAGGATAAATATGCTAACCATGTATTCCATCTTAATATAAGAAATACTGAAGCAATAAAGCTAAATGATGAGCAGGTAGATTTCTTTAGTCAGTTGTGCGATTATAACAATCAAATATAG